Proteins encoded in a region of the Stieleria neptunia genome:
- a CDS encoding RNA polymerase sigma factor yields MPNDAPFNAKIRQTAREIAGGRESSAETLAMAQLYDLTADRLVRFAASITRRQHDAEDAVSTTMVKVASRPKLLVGADQPWHYLLRMVRNESLVILRARSRWSAIGSIAERLIGRTSDVVERDDENRLVWEALASLPPSQSEVVVLKIWEQLTFAEIAEVLQITPSTAASRYRYALEKLAGKLSRASNSSPADVAASSDSVVELGR; encoded by the coding sequence ATGCCGAACGATGCCCCCTTTAACGCCAAGATTCGCCAAACGGCCCGCGAGATCGCCGGGGGGCGAGAATCGTCTGCCGAGACGCTGGCGATGGCCCAATTGTATGACCTGACGGCGGATCGTTTGGTCCGGTTTGCCGCATCGATCACGCGGCGTCAGCATGACGCCGAAGACGCGGTCAGCACCACGATGGTGAAAGTCGCTTCCCGCCCCAAGTTGCTCGTCGGCGCCGATCAGCCCTGGCACTATTTACTCCGCATGGTCCGCAACGAGTCGTTGGTGATCCTGCGTGCGCGGAGCCGCTGGTCGGCAATCGGTTCGATCGCAGAACGCTTGATCGGTCGAACGTCGGACGTCGTCGAACGCGATGATGAGAACCGTTTGGTTTGGGAGGCGCTGGCCAGTCTGCCGCCGTCGCAAAGTGAAGTTGTGGTGTTGAAAATCTGGGAACAGCTGACGTTCGCCGAGATCGCCGAAGTGCTGCAGATCACGCCCTCGACGGCCGCCAGCCGCTATCGCTACGCGCTCGAAAAACTGGCCGGAAAACTATCACGCGCGTCGAATTCCTCTCCTGCCGATGTCGCCGCATCGTCTGACTCGGTTGTGGAGCTGGGCCGATGA
- a CDS encoding esterase/lipase family protein, with translation MDGKFLEIARSATAGSSQVRPLVQRPDRTRIRTKAAAPSGPLPPRVRLQLVDDDGILDWEDVTALPPDLGRFRGAPTIKSREAFETLELEFERLPPSKITQFLSSRDEKLTPYRGLRRLDSETKTLQPASFPATGDVLIFVHGTFSNSDNMIAGLLDKENEHGGEFLDQALRRYSGNVFTFDHPTLSVGPILNAWDLQRVIGESDAKIHLVSHSRGGLVSRWWCETFDPQGRQCDKSIFVGSPLAGTGLAAPPNIRETIHLLTQFSRALQAAAGLTALAMPVFSVVEAMLRVVTSITNLAARTPVADAAMAMVPGLFGMSRVGNNPELLRLLETPSPQTDRYYAVRSDFQPSDPAWKFWRMFRKERLVDAAADVLFDGANDLVVDTPSMIDLAADVKIPDSRVMDFGQSKTVHHLNYFYQGDTAKFLGDTLL, from the coding sequence GCGGCACCCTCCGGGCCGCTGCCGCCGCGGGTTCGCCTGCAATTGGTCGACGACGACGGCATCCTGGACTGGGAAGACGTGACCGCGCTGCCGCCCGATCTCGGTCGATTTCGCGGCGCGCCGACGATCAAGAGCCGCGAAGCGTTCGAAACCTTGGAGTTGGAATTCGAGCGTTTGCCGCCATCAAAGATCACGCAGTTTCTCAGCAGCCGCGACGAGAAACTGACGCCGTATCGAGGTCTGCGGCGTTTGGACAGTGAAACCAAGACGCTTCAGCCGGCGAGTTTTCCGGCCACGGGCGACGTGTTGATCTTCGTCCACGGGACGTTCAGCAACAGTGACAACATGATCGCCGGATTGCTCGACAAAGAGAACGAACACGGCGGCGAGTTTCTCGATCAAGCCCTTCGCCGTTACAGCGGCAATGTCTTCACCTTCGATCATCCGACGCTCTCGGTCGGGCCGATCTTGAACGCCTGGGATCTGCAGCGTGTGATCGGCGAGAGTGACGCCAAAATCCACTTGGTCAGTCACAGCCGCGGCGGTCTGGTTTCGCGTTGGTGGTGTGAAACGTTTGACCCGCAGGGCCGGCAATGCGACAAGTCGATTTTTGTCGGGTCGCCGTTGGCGGGAACGGGGCTGGCCGCACCGCCGAATATTCGTGAGACGATTCACTTGTTGACTCAGTTCTCCAGGGCCTTGCAAGCCGCCGCGGGTTTGACCGCGCTGGCCATGCCTGTCTTTTCGGTCGTCGAAGCGATGTTGCGGGTGGTCACGTCGATCACCAATCTGGCCGCACGAACGCCGGTGGCCGATGCGGCGATGGCCATGGTCCCGGGTTTGTTCGGCATGTCTCGGGTCGGCAACAATCCCGAATTGCTTCGCTTGCTGGAAACCCCGTCGCCGCAAACCGATCGCTACTATGCCGTTCGATCCGATTTCCAACCCAGCGATCCGGCGTGGAAGTTTTGGCGGATGTTTCGCAAAGAACGCCTGGTGGACGCGGCGGCGGATGTGTTGTTCGACGGTGCCAACGATCTGGTCGTCGATACACCCTCGATGATCGATTTGGCCGCGGATGTGAAGATTCCCGACTCGCGGGTGATGGATTTCGGCCAGTCAAAAACGGTGCACCATCTGAACTACTTTTACCAGGGCGACACGGCCAAGTTCTTGGGCGACACGCTGTTGTAG